A genomic region of Microbacterium schleiferi contains the following coding sequences:
- a CDS encoding alpha/beta fold hydrolase, translating to MAARRPRPCDGAARSRRGVGPGGWSRAIGGRPGWAPRLAEAGYRAVVMTWPGLSAGGAWDPDTRLDGAAVAGAIVELIAALGGPVVLVVHSMSAAFGYRVAFHHRDSLIALVALAPAPPGTSSPSPPCWKRTPITSSSRDARSPGGFPVAAGGIPDQSSSRRSWSVQASSSHPVTWTSSVRSWCQSQPGSSSSGRTSAVRRSISATGSWTAYRPS from the coding sequence ATGGCTGCCCGGCGGCCCCGCCCGTGCGACGGTGCTGCTCGTTCACGGCGGGGGGTGGGCCCCGGTGGCTGGAGTCGAGCGATCGGCGGGCGACCCGGGTGGGCACCCCGTCTCGCCGAAGCCGGATACCGCGCGGTCGTGATGACGTGGCCTGGGTTGTCGGCTGGCGGCGCATGGGACCCCGACACGCGGCTGGATGGGGCGGCGGTCGCCGGCGCGATCGTCGAGCTAATCGCTGCGCTCGGCGGCCCGGTCGTCCTCGTGGTCCACTCCATGTCCGCCGCTTTCGGCTATCGGGTCGCTTTCCACCATCGGGATTCACTGATCGCCCTAGTCGCGCTGGCACCCGCTCCCCCGGGGACATCCAGCCCGAGCCCGCCGTGCTGGAAGAGGACGCCGATCACATCGTCGTCCAGGGACGCCCGCTCACCTGGAGGCTTCCCCGTCGCGGCTGGTGGCATCCCGGACCAGAGTTCATCGAGGCGAAGCTGGTCGGTGCAAGCGAGCAGTTCCCACCCGGTCACCTGGACGAGCTCCGTTCGCAGCTGGTGCCAATCCCAGCCGGGCTCCTCCTCGAGCGGCAGAACGTCCGCGGTGCGCAGGTCCATATCGGCGACAGGGAGTTGGACGGCCTACCGACCCTCGTGA
- a CDS encoding aldo/keto reductase, translating into MRADDTTLPLLHGHRIPRIGVGTWPLTGDECATMVEKAVGYGYRLFDTAYKYANEEAVGAGLRASGIPRDEVFITSKFNKEDHSVEGVQRAYDRSLKTLRVDYLDLFLIHWPVPALDRYVEAWKGLVRLLEEGRVKAIGVSNFKSHHLQRVVDATGVVPDVDQIQLSVDIARVEQRSFQRAHGILTEAWSPLGRGGALLSDPAVTAIASKYDKSPAQVLLRWHIEEGIVPVPRAGDEKHLAQNIDVFDFTLSSEDMATLSGLDQGEEAARDPDDPANGH; encoded by the coding sequence ATGAGAGCTGACGACACCACCCTCCCCCTCCTGCACGGTCACCGCATCCCGCGAATCGGGGTGGGCACGTGGCCACTCACGGGAGACGAGTGCGCAACGATGGTCGAGAAGGCGGTCGGCTACGGTTACCGCCTGTTCGATACGGCGTACAAGTACGCGAATGAGGAGGCCGTCGGTGCCGGTCTGCGTGCATCGGGCATCCCTCGTGACGAGGTCTTCATCACGAGCAAGTTCAACAAGGAGGACCACAGCGTCGAGGGAGTGCAGCGCGCGTACGACCGATCGCTGAAGACCCTTCGCGTCGACTACCTCGATCTGTTCCTGATCCATTGGCCGGTTCCGGCCCTCGACCGATACGTCGAAGCGTGGAAGGGTCTGGTGAGACTGCTCGAAGAGGGACGAGTGAAGGCGATCGGCGTCTCCAACTTCAAGTCTCACCACCTTCAGCGCGTCGTCGACGCGACCGGTGTCGTCCCCGACGTCGATCAGATCCAGCTCAGCGTCGACATCGCCCGTGTCGAACAGCGCAGCTTCCAGCGCGCTCACGGCATCCTGACCGAGGCGTGGAGCCCGCTCGGACGCGGAGGAGCCCTGCTGTCCGATCCCGCGGTGACCGCGATCGCGTCGAAGTATGACAAGTCGCCCGCACAGGTCCTACTGCGCTGGCACATCGAGGAAGGGATCGTTCCCGTCCCGCGCGCCGGCGATGAGAAGCATCTCGCGCAGAACATCGACGTCTTCGATTTCACGCTCAGCTCGGAGGATATGGCGACGCTGAGTGGGCTGGATCAAGGCGAAGAAGCCGCCCGCGACCCGGACGATCCGGCCAACGGGCACTGA
- a CDS encoding ferredoxin yields MARIIADRSACQGYANCVVAAGDYFDLDDDALVIVLREDLPDSDRKRVEEAARSCPVSALVVED; encoded by the coding sequence ATGGCACGGATCATCGCCGACCGCAGCGCCTGCCAGGGCTACGCCAATTGCGTTGTCGCCGCGGGCGACTACTTCGACCTAGATGACGACGCCCTAGTGATCGTTCTGCGCGAGGACCTGCCCGACAGTGACCGCAAGCGAGTAGAGGAGGCGGCGCGCAGCTGCCCCGTCTCCGCCTTGGTTGTGGAGGACTGA
- a CDS encoding class II aldolase/adducin family protein, with amino-acid sequence MMNDYVDERMLVANACRVLAVRGLVDDILGHVSLRVDDDTVLIRARGPQERGLRFTTADDILAVPLEGSFELAGGYRAPNELSLHLELLRRNPAARSVVHAHPPAVVAFSLTGRTLLPIVGAFNIPAMRMARGGIPAHPSSALIRNHARATAMADDFGTRPVGILRGHGLTAVGESVPQAVIRAINVDSLARVHLAVLQAGAEPMPIDDDDLADLPDLGDAFNDGHLWRFLLQELAEQRLLL; translated from the coding sequence ATGATGAACGACTACGTCGACGAACGCATGCTCGTCGCCAATGCTTGCCGCGTGCTCGCGGTCCGGGGGCTCGTGGACGACATCCTCGGGCACGTCAGCCTGCGGGTCGACGACGACACCGTCCTCATCCGAGCCCGCGGACCGCAGGAGCGGGGGCTGCGGTTCACCACCGCCGACGACATCCTCGCCGTGCCCCTTGAGGGATCGTTCGAGCTCGCCGGCGGGTACCGGGCGCCGAACGAGCTGTCTCTGCATCTTGAGCTGCTGCGCCGCAATCCTGCGGCTCGATCCGTCGTCCACGCGCATCCGCCGGCTGTCGTCGCGTTCTCGCTGACCGGACGGACGTTGCTACCGATTGTCGGTGCCTTCAACATCCCCGCTATGCGGATGGCGCGCGGCGGCATCCCCGCGCACCCCTCGTCTGCGCTGATCCGCAACCACGCACGCGCGACGGCCATGGCGGACGATTTCGGCACGCGGCCGGTCGGCATCCTGCGCGGTCACGGCCTCACGGCCGTCGGCGAGAGCGTCCCGCAGGCCGTCATCCGCGCGATCAATGTCGACAGCCTGGCTCGCGTGCACCTCGCCGTTCTGCAGGCAGGGGCCGAGCCTATGCCGATCGATGACGACGATCTCGCCGACCTGCCCGACCTGGGTGACGCATTCAACGACGGGCATCTCTGGCGATTCCTGCTGCAGGAACTTGCTGAGCAACGGCTCCTGCTGTAG
- a CDS encoding aromatic-ring-hydroxylating dioxygenase subunit alpha, giving the protein MASKTTIFEDVRRGMIPAHIYNDEEIFEQEKSKLFSRAWIFVGHESEIPQPGDYVVRHVLDDSFIVVRDESGEIRAHFNMCLHRGMQVCRAEVGNASHFRCPYHGWSYRNDGRIMGLPFHEEAYGGEAGFNKKGARLLPAPNLDTYNGLIFISMDPNAPTLREYIGDFAFYLDYYTGQSAKGIELRGPQRWRVNANWKIGAENFAGDMYHTPQTHTSVVEIGLFREPKAEKRKDGNTYWAGNGGGTTYKLPPGSLEERLRYVGYPDAMIERMKEQWSPEQLDVIGRDGFMISAASLFPNMSFVHNWPKVEDGDDVLPFISIRSWQPISENETEVYSWFAVDAEAPEEFKELSYKAYLMCFGSTGMFEQDDVENWVSLTTTAKGSMARRLLLNSRMGTLKDDTPVVAALTPEQFAGPGVAHVGYGEYNQRHLLDRWADYLDTDDEVEVQVASIGTGITNNGEAPA; this is encoded by the coding sequence ATGGCGAGCAAGACGACGATCTTCGAGGACGTGCGGCGCGGCATGATCCCGGCGCACATCTATAACGACGAGGAGATCTTCGAGCAGGAGAAGAGCAAGCTCTTCAGCCGCGCGTGGATTTTCGTCGGACATGAATCCGAGATCCCTCAGCCCGGTGACTACGTGGTGCGGCATGTGCTCGACGACTCGTTTATCGTCGTGCGCGATGAGAGTGGTGAGATTCGGGCGCACTTCAACATGTGCCTGCACCGCGGGATGCAGGTGTGCCGCGCCGAGGTCGGCAACGCCTCCCACTTCCGTTGCCCCTACCACGGGTGGTCATACCGCAACGACGGCCGGATTATGGGCCTCCCGTTCCACGAGGAGGCCTACGGGGGTGAGGCAGGGTTCAACAAGAAGGGTGCACGACTGCTCCCGGCGCCGAACCTGGACACATACAACGGTCTGATCTTCATCAGCATGGACCCGAACGCGCCGACCCTGCGGGAATACATCGGCGACTTCGCGTTCTACCTCGACTACTACACCGGGCAGAGCGCCAAGGGCATCGAGCTGCGTGGCCCGCAGCGGTGGCGCGTCAACGCGAACTGGAAGATCGGCGCCGAGAACTTCGCCGGCGACATGTATCACACGCCCCAGACCCACACCTCGGTCGTCGAGATCGGGTTGTTCCGTGAGCCGAAGGCGGAGAAGCGCAAGGACGGCAACACGTACTGGGCCGGCAACGGCGGCGGCACGACCTACAAGCTCCCGCCGGGCAGCCTCGAGGAGCGGCTGCGCTACGTCGGATATCCCGACGCGATGATCGAGCGGATGAAGGAGCAATGGTCGCCTGAGCAGCTCGATGTGATTGGCCGTGACGGGTTTATGATCTCAGCGGCATCGCTCTTCCCGAACATGAGTTTCGTGCACAACTGGCCGAAGGTGGAGGACGGGGACGACGTGCTGCCCTTCATCTCGATCCGTTCGTGGCAGCCCATTAGCGAGAACGAGACGGAGGTCTACTCCTGGTTCGCGGTCGATGCCGAGGCGCCGGAGGAGTTCAAGGAGCTCTCGTACAAGGCCTACCTTATGTGCTTCGGTAGCACGGGAATGTTCGAGCAGGACGATGTCGAGAACTGGGTCTCGCTGACCACGACTGCCAAGGGTTCGATGGCTCGACGGCTCCTGCTCAACAGTCGGATGGGGACTCTCAAAGACGACACTCCGGTCGTCGCTGCGCTGACGCCTGAACAGTTCGCCGGTCCAGGCGTCGCGCACGTTGGTTACGGCGAGTACAACCAGCGTCATCTGCTCGATCGCTGGGCCGACTACCTCGACACCGATGACGAAGTCGAGGTGCAGGTCGCGAGCATCGGTACAGGCATCACCAACAACGGGGAGGCACCCGCATGA
- a CDS encoding FAD-dependent oxidoreductase, with protein sequence MVDPFPAPMSRVLNAEVGQIFSRKYAQEGVEEYFGRTVEGVEQTADGVRVVLDGGEIIEADAALVGIGAVVNTEWLEGSGIELDNGVTCDSGLRAIGHPEIFAVGDIARWASASRNVSLRLEHWTNAVDQARVVAHNIVHPDDCEDYDTTEYVWSDQYDWKIQIVGHTGSDHWTMVGDPAQDRFAVVYGESQGQAEGAVIVNWPRALVDARRSVASRAKADELIHRLRALLEPSSTAPAKAAAR encoded by the coding sequence ATGGTTGACCCGTTCCCGGCGCCGATGTCGCGGGTGCTCAATGCCGAAGTCGGCCAGATCTTCAGCCGCAAGTATGCCCAGGAGGGCGTCGAGGAGTACTTCGGAAGGACAGTCGAAGGCGTCGAACAGACGGCAGACGGGGTGCGCGTGGTGCTCGATGGCGGCGAGATCATCGAGGCCGATGCAGCTCTCGTCGGTATCGGAGCTGTGGTCAACACAGAGTGGCTCGAGGGTTCCGGCATCGAACTCGACAACGGGGTGACCTGCGACTCTGGGCTGCGGGCCATCGGGCATCCTGAGATCTTTGCCGTCGGCGATATCGCACGTTGGGCGAGTGCGTCGCGCAACGTCTCGCTGCGCCTCGAACATTGGACCAATGCCGTTGATCAGGCTCGCGTCGTCGCACACAACATCGTCCACCCTGATGATTGCGAGGACTACGACACGACCGAGTATGTCTGGAGCGACCAGTACGACTGGAAGATCCAGATCGTCGGGCATACCGGATCTGATCACTGGACGATGGTGGGCGACCCTGCGCAGGACCGCTTCGCCGTCGTGTACGGCGAGAGCCAAGGGCAGGCCGAAGGTGCCGTCATCGTGAACTGGCCGCGTGCCCTCGTCGACGCCCGCCGCTCGGTCGCCTCGCGAGCGAAGGCGGACGAGCTGATACATCGGCTGCGCGCCCTCCTCGAGCCCTCGAGCACGGCTCCGGCGAAGGCGGCCGCCCGATGA
- a CDS encoding IclR family transcriptional regulator, with protein MQNRQLGSPGDPPQYPIESVDNALKLILLLGEEHELRLTDAGALLGVATSTAHRLLAMLAWRGFVRQNPVTKAYGPGPALTTVAFSVLRRMDVPRLAQPILEDLSAALGETCHLGTLEGNHVRFLAVAEPDVAVRVVSRLGKTLPAHCTSTGKALLAELSDEQLFRLYPDEQLEIVTPNSIRSRDELVAELVRTRLDGYAVNRQESEDGVASVAVPVHVSSGLRLAINASAPVQRLPPGKVKSLARSLQDAAIRLAELLG; from the coding sequence GTGCAGAATCGACAGCTCGGGTCGCCGGGCGATCCACCCCAGTATCCGATCGAGTCGGTCGACAACGCGCTGAAGCTGATCCTGCTGCTGGGTGAGGAGCACGAGCTGCGGCTCACGGACGCCGGTGCCCTCCTCGGGGTGGCGACCTCGACCGCGCACCGACTTCTCGCGATGCTGGCATGGCGCGGCTTCGTGCGGCAGAACCCGGTGACCAAGGCTTACGGCCCTGGCCCGGCGCTGACGACGGTGGCCTTCTCGGTGCTGCGCAGGATGGATGTCCCGAGACTGGCGCAGCCGATCCTCGAGGACCTCAGCGCCGCCCTCGGTGAGACCTGCCACCTGGGCACGCTCGAGGGCAACCATGTCCGATTCCTCGCCGTTGCCGAGCCCGATGTGGCCGTGCGCGTGGTTTCGAGACTGGGCAAGACCCTGCCGGCGCATTGCACCTCGACCGGCAAGGCGCTGCTTGCCGAGCTGAGCGACGAGCAGCTCTTCCGGCTGTACCCGGACGAGCAGCTCGAGATCGTCACACCGAACTCCATACGTTCCCGAGACGAACTCGTCGCCGAACTGGTTCGGACACGACTGGACGGTTATGCCGTGAATCGGCAGGAAAGCGAGGACGGCGTGGCGAGCGTCGCGGTCCCGGTCCACGTCTCGTCGGGACTGCGACTGGCGATCAACGCCTCCGCGCCCGTGCAGCGGTTACCGCCGGGCAAGGTCAAGTCCCTAGCGCGGTCACTGCAGGACGCCGCGATCCGCCTCGCCGAACTGTTGGGGTGA
- a CDS encoding 3-phenylpropionate/cinnamic acid dioxygenase subunit beta, whose translation MNTETGVQISEQSPLGAHATRADRVGRSLLFSDELHLEAHRWLIEEAYTLDEQRYEHWLETLTEDIHYIMPVRQTTALGSSFTTARGMSHWDENKYSLSRRVARFLTEHAWTEDPPSRLRHYVTNVRVFLSSVEDELIVDSAVLLFRSRGDVNEPSIISAHREDVLRRVGDDLQLARRVIMVDESVLRTQNLAIFL comes from the coding sequence ATGAACACCGAGACCGGTGTCCAGATATCCGAGCAATCGCCTCTCGGCGCCCACGCCACGCGCGCCGATCGAGTCGGGCGGTCCCTACTGTTCTCCGACGAACTGCATCTCGAGGCGCATCGTTGGTTGATTGAAGAGGCTTACACCCTCGACGAGCAACGGTACGAGCACTGGCTTGAGACGCTTACAGAGGATATTCACTACATCATGCCGGTGCGTCAGACGACGGCTCTCGGGTCTTCCTTCACGACGGCGAGGGGGATGTCGCACTGGGACGAGAATAAGTACTCGCTCAGCCGCCGGGTCGCGCGATTCCTGACTGAACACGCTTGGACGGAGGACCCTCCCTCACGCCTGCGTCACTACGTGACGAACGTGCGCGTGTTCCTGTCCTCGGTCGAGGACGAGCTCATCGTCGACTCCGCCGTCCTGCTGTTCCGCAGCCGGGGAGACGTCAACGAGCCGTCAATCATCTCCGCTCACCGCGAGGACGTATTGCGTCGCGTCGGTGACGACCTGCAGTTGGCACGTCGGGTGATCATGGTGGACGAGTCGGTGCTCCGCACCCAGAACCTGGCGATCTTCCTGTGA